A stretch of the Planktothricoides raciborskii GIHE-MW2 genome encodes the following:
- a CDS encoding transposase, producing the protein MTFVRWWLSMVERNPVSAPLDKKPGFSKKPLPPHRPLHRNPVSNPSRFPTAPGFCAPGQETRFDAIIFLGFLILNPDMPRREVIFQAGNYYHVYNRGNNRQLIFFEQDNYTYFLRQLRTHLMHRGVDIIAYCLMPNHYHLLVYLNTENFSKLMQAFTLSYAKAINQRYKRVGSLFQGRFQAIHVDKDEYLLNLTRYIHLNPVEANLVEKAEDWEFSSYQEYVDLRRGSLPKLDGLELVSADAYRDFLEDVNMENISEDLTFEE; encoded by the coding sequence ATGACATTTGTTCGTTGGTGGCTTTCGATGGTCGAAAGAAACCCGGTTTCTGCGCCCCTGGACAAGAAACCGGGTTTCTCTAAGAAACCTCTGCCACCCCACCGACCCCTCCATAGAAACCCGGTTTCTAACCCCTCCAGGTTTCCCACCGCCCCAGGTTTCTGCGCCCCTGGACAAGAAACCCGGTTTGATGCGATAATTTTTCTCGGTTTTCTTATCCTAAATCCTGATATGCCACGTCGCGAAGTTATCTTTCAAGCGGGTAATTATTACCATGTTTATAACCGAGGTAATAACCGTCAGCTAATCTTCTTTGAACAAGATAACTATACTTATTTTTTACGCCAATTAAGAACCCATTTGATGCATCGCGGCGTGGATATTATTGCGTATTGTTTGATGCCCAATCACTATCATTTATTAGTCTATCTGAACACTGAAAATTTTTCTAAGCTGATGCAGGCATTTACTTTGTCTTATGCTAAGGCGATTAATCAACGGTATAAAAGGGTAGGGTCACTATTTCAAGGACGGTTTCAGGCGATTCATGTAGATAAAGACGAATATTTATTAAATCTAACTCGTTATATTCACTTAAATCCCGTCGAGGCTAATTTAGTGGAGAAAGCAGAGGATTGGGAGTTTTCCAGTTATCAAGAATATGTTGATTTGCGTCGGGGTAGTTTGCCGAAATTGGATGGATTGGAGTTGGTTTCAGCGGATGCTTATCGGGATTTTTTAGAAGATGTAAATATGGAGAATATAAGCGAGGATTTAACTTTTGAAGAATAG
- a CDS encoding protein kinase translates to MTFVCWWQRLSKETRFLGLVAKVNLRNPVSNVSLKKEIMSAKVILTITKGNLAGQKFEFDSRATCIIGRADDCYPKIPDDEYHRTISRYHCLLDINPPNIRVRDFGSKNGTFVNDQKIGQREAHHSPEEGAKIKFPEYDLNPGDKIKLSNTIFSVDIVSDPEFLPTPNVDKVPLYRATVHSPKPNLWDWLKGLLKRAKAGEENLRSIKHYTLLRKLGEGGFGEVYLAKNEQTGEEVALKIMLPQVAASPRAVEMFQREIENTRVLNHPNIVKLKDAGFADGNFFFTLEYCNGGNVCDLMQQLGRTLSIDEALTITRQVLDGLIYAHQAEIPAVKLAGGGFGKGRGLVHRDIKPPNIFLVHEGGKFQAKIGDYGLSKAFDLAGLSGFTMSGDKAGSPAFMPRQQVIDFKYADPAVDVWAVAACLYFMLTGFIPRDLSGQDPFLAVLKNNPVPIRDRASWIPESLAKIIDRALLDQPELYYKTAAEFKGAIEKAT, encoded by the coding sequence ATGACATTTGTTTGTTGGTGGCAAAGGTTATCTAAAGAAACCCGGTTTCTGGGGTTGGTGGCAAAGGTTAACTTAAGAAACCCGGTTTCTAACGTCTCTCTCAAAAAGGAAATTATGTCAGCAAAAGTTATTTTAACCATCACCAAAGGCAACCTAGCGGGACAAAAATTTGAGTTTGATTCCCGCGCTACTTGTATTATCGGTCGGGCTGATGATTGCTATCCGAAAATACCCGATGATGAATATCATCGCACAATTTCCCGTTATCATTGTTTGCTGGATATTAACCCCCCAAATATCCGGGTGCGGGATTTTGGCAGCAAAAATGGCACGTTTGTCAATGACCAAAAAATTGGCCAACGAGAAGCACATCACAGCCCCGAAGAAGGAGCAAAAATCAAGTTTCCTGAATATGACTTAAATCCCGGAGATAAAATTAAACTCAGTAATACGATTTTTTCGGTAGATATTGTCTCCGACCCGGAATTTTTACCAACCCCGAATGTAGATAAAGTGCCACTTTATCGTGCTACAGTTCATTCGCCAAAACCGAATTTATGGGACTGGTTAAAAGGTTTATTAAAGCGGGCAAAAGCTGGTGAGGAAAATTTAAGGTCGATTAAACATTATACCCTATTGCGTAAATTGGGTGAAGGTGGTTTTGGGGAAGTTTATTTAGCCAAAAATGAGCAAACCGGGGAAGAAGTTGCCCTTAAAATCATGTTACCGCAAGTCGCAGCCAGTCCCCGCGCCGTGGAAATGTTTCAGCGAGAAATTGAAAATACTAGGGTGTTAAATCATCCCAATATTGTCAAACTAAAAGATGCGGGTTTTGCCGATGGCAATTTCTTTTTTACTTTAGAATATTGTAATGGTGGCAATGTTTGTGATTTGATGCAACAACTTGGCCGAACTTTATCAATTGATGAAGCTTTGACAATTACTCGACAAGTTTTGGATGGGTTAATTTATGCTCATCAAGCGGAAATTCCGGCGGTAAAATTGGCCGGTGGTGGTTTTGGTAAAGGTCGCGGTCTGGTGCATCGGGATATTAAGCCGCCGAATATTTTTTTAGTGCATGAAGGGGGAAAATTTCAGGCCAAAATCGGCGATTATGGGTTATCAAAAGCGTTTGATTTGGCGGGGTTAAGTGGCTTTACCATGAGTGGTGATAAAGCAGGTTCTCCGGCGTTTATGCCCCGGCAACAAGTGATTGATTTTAAGTATGCAGATCCGGCGGTTGATGTGTGGGCTGTGGCGGCTTGTTTGTATTTTATGTTAACAGGTTTTATTCCCCGCGATTTGAGTGGGCAAGACCCATTTTTGGCGGTGTTGAAAAATAATCCGGTGCCCATTCGCGATCGCGCTTCCTGGATTCCCGAATCTTTGGCCAAAATCATAGATCGCGCCTTATTAGATCAACCAGAATTATATTATAAAACGGCGGCAGAATTTAAAGGGGCGATCGAAAAAGCAACCTAA
- a CDS encoding BMC domain-containing protein — MKVQRKLPGNSRRIRQIENIRESALGLVSTRSFPAIIGTADMMLKSAGVILVGYEKIGSGYCTAIIRGKVADVRLAVEEGARVAEQFGQFVSKSVIPRPMPNMEVVFPLGSRLAELAFEQQGSSRLSNQAIGLLETRGFPAMVGAADAMLKAANVQMAAYETIGDGLCTAIIRGRVADVAVAVEAGMYEAERIGELNAVMVIPRPLEDLEHTLPIASCWIEKPEPLPVLTPKALKQEVEKQPLKLPEIEKVPLAIEESKPVMEKKKQYLDRSELL; from the coding sequence ATGAAAGTACAAAGGAAACTCCCAGGTAATTCCCGGCGAATCAGACAAATCGAAAATATTCGCGAAAGTGCTTTAGGTTTAGTCTCAACCAGGAGTTTCCCGGCAATTATTGGCACAGCGGATATGATGTTAAAGTCCGCTGGTGTAATCCTCGTGGGTTATGAGAAAATTGGCAGCGGTTATTGTACGGCAATTATCCGAGGCAAAGTAGCGGATGTGCGGTTGGCGGTGGAAGAAGGCGCCCGGGTTGCCGAACAGTTTGGCCAATTTGTTTCTAAGTCCGTGATTCCTAGACCAATGCCGAATATGGAAGTGGTGTTTCCTCTGGGGAGTCGGTTGGCAGAGTTGGCGTTTGAACAGCAAGGGTCATCCCGTTTAAGTAATCAGGCGATCGGGCTGCTGGAAACTCGCGGATTTCCGGCAATGGTCGGCGCTGCTGATGCCATGCTGAAGGCTGCCAACGTGCAAATGGCTGCTTATGAAACCATTGGGGATGGTTTATGTACGGCAATTATTCGGGGTCGCGTGGCTGATGTCGCAGTCGCGGTGGAAGCGGGGATGTATGAAGCGGAGAGGATTGGCGAATTGAATGCGGTGATGGTGATTCCTCGACCGTTGGAAGACCTAGAACATACTTTACCCATAGCAAGCTGCTGGATCGAAAAACCGGAACCGTTGCCCGTGTTAACGCCGAAAGCGCTTAAACAAGAAGTGGAAAAACAACCGTTAAAACTTCCCGAAATCGAAAAAGTTCCCTTGGCGATCGAGGAGTCAAAACCTGTTATGGAAAAGAAAAAACAATATTTAGATCGCTCAGAATTACTTTAA